A stretch of the Argentina anserina chromosome 6, drPotAnse1.1, whole genome shotgun sequence genome encodes the following:
- the LOC126797373 gene encoding uncharacterized protein LOC126797373 — translation MSEEAEVVVVDLPEDVVLKIQCRLPVKSLIRFTCVSKRWRSIIISDLHFAKSTFQLASQAGALSPRNGSPLESTHIFSTKDNSWKIIGAPHSSFPHENRPLLVSNGACRWVVRYGVSKQALHAFHLVQEEFRQLSLPLALMVETAPWRWVDVKAKANANATWSSLIRREHRRANAI, via the exons ATGTCGGAGGAGGCGGAGGTGGTGGTTGTGGACCTCCCCGAAGATGTTGTTCTCAAGATTCAATGCCGTTTGCCTGTCAAATCTTTGATCCGATTCACTTGTGTCTCGAAACGTTGGCGTTCGATTATCATTTCTGATCTCCATTTTGCCAAATCCACTTTTCAACTTGCATCACAGGCTGGAGCTCTCAGTCCAAGGAATGGGAGCCCACTCGAATCGA CGCACATATTTTCAACCAAGGATAACTCATGGAAAATTATTGGAGCTCCTCACTCGTCATTCCCACATGAAAACAGGCCTCTTTTAGTTTCAAATGGAGCATGTCGCTGGGTCGTCAGATATGGAGTTTCTAAACAAGCTCTCCATGCTTTCCATTTGGTACAGGAGGAGTTCCGACAATTGTCATTGCCTCTTGCTTTGATGGTAGAAACAGCTCCATGGCGATGGGTAG ATGTGAAAGCGAAGGCGAATGCGAATGCGACATGGTCAAGCCTCATAAGGCGAGAGCATCGGCGTGCAAATGCGATTTAA